From the Macaca nemestrina isolate mMacNem1 chromosome 18, mMacNem.hap1, whole genome shotgun sequence genome, the window GGTAGTTTGAGCTGTTTGATTAATAGCCCAGAGGTCTTCTACTAGCCGGTATGAGCCATGTAACTTTCTTACAGACAATATTGGAGTGTTATAAGGGGATATACAGGGTTCAAGGAGTCCGTCACGGACAAGGCCCTCAATTATAGGTTTTAGAGCCATTCTAGCTTCTAAGGGAATAGGGTATTGTTTTCTGCTTACCATTtccctgggaattttttttttttttttttttgagacagtcactctgtcacccaggctggagtacaatggtgtgatcttagctcactgcaacctccgcctccacggttcaagcaattcttctgcctcagcctcctgagtagctgggactacaggtgcatgccaccacatctggctaagtttttaaatatttttagtagagatggagtttcaccatgttggccaggctggtctcaaactcctgacctcaggtgatccacctgcctcagcctcccaaagtgctgggattacaggcgtgagccaccacatccacccaagggaatttttattttcacacGGATTGGACCTGTAGTTTccctcaattttctttctttaaccaTATGTCAGGATGCATTCGGCTCTCTTCTGTGGCAGCGAGTAGGTTTAAGGAAGTGAGGAATTTTCCCTGATTAACATATAGGCCTATACCTAATCGTAACATTAAGTCTCTTCCTAACAAATTAGTTCCCACTTTGGGGATTAACAAGAACTTTGTGGTGGCCGGCCTGTTCTCATATTTAACCTGTTTCCTCTAAAATTTTTGCCCTGAATCCCTCCCCTTTAACCCCTGAGACAGTAAGCTCTTCTGTTGAACATGCTAAACTtgaaggaagaaaacatagggaggAGCGAGCCACTCCCAAATTGACTACGAAAATGATGaactctgggctgggcgcggtggctcacgcctgtaatcccagcacagcgggtggatcacaagatcaggagatcgagaccatcctggctaacacagtgaaaccttgtctctactaaaaatacaaaaaaatagctgggcgtggtggcgggcgcctgtagtcccagttactcgccaggctgaggcaggagaatggcgtgaacccaggagagggagcttgcagtgagccttgatcgcgccactgcactccagtctgggcgacagggcgagactctgtctcaaaaaaaaaaaaaagaaagtgattaaCTCTGATTTAGGTTCCACCGTCAGATTTATCAAGGGCTCCTGGTGGGACTCGAGATGAAAGATGCAGAGCCCTTGATCCCCCTATTCTTCTTCAAATGCCATGAGTGGAAGaacttcctttttcctctccctttcgGGCACTCCCTTTTAAAATGTCCTGGCTTTCCACACCTGAAACATCTGTCTTCCCCTCTTCCCTGGCCTGCTCTGTGACTCTCAGGTTTCATCCTTTTACTTCCTGTGTGGGGTCTCACAGCCCGTTGCTTAGAGGGTTTATAAGTTCTATTTTCCTGGGTTTCCTGTTGTAGAGTTCCCTGTTGTAAAGTGGACAGCATAgtttttgccttttgtttctgctttttttcatCCATTTCATCCATTCATACATATAATTTTggggcttctctctctttttttcttttttctttttttttttttgagacagaggctcgctctgtctcccaggctggagtgcagtggcgcgatctcggctcactgcaagctctgcctgccgggtgcacgccattctcctgcctcagcctcctgagtacctgggactacaggcgcccgacaccacgcttggctaatttttttgtatttttttagtagagacggggtttcaccatgttagccaggatggtctcgatctcctgaccttgtgatctgcccacctcagcctcccaaagtgctgggattacaggagtgagccaccatgcccggcctttgtgcatctctttcttttttttttgagatggagtctcgctctgttgcccaggctggagtgcagtggtgcaatcttggctcattgcaagctccgcctcccaagttcacgccattctcctgcctcagcctccctagtagctgggactacaggcgcccgccaccacgcccggctaattttttttgtatttttagtagagatggcgtttcatcgtgttagccaggatggtctcgatctcctgacctcgtaatccgcccccctcggcttcccaaagtgctgggattacaggcatgagccactgcgcccagcctgggcaTCTCTTAATTAAAAGTTCCTCTATGGAGCAGTCTTGCCAATTTCctatcttttgtaatttctttctaATGTCCGGCCAACTGTTGATGATAAAATAGAGCTTTAACATCCCttgtctggccgggcgcggtggctcacgcctgtaatccctgcactttgggaggccgaggcgggcggatcacgaggtcagtagatcgagaccatcctggctaacacggtgaaaccccgtctctactaaaatacaaaaaattagccgggcgcggtggcgggcgcctgtagtcccagctactccggaggctgaggcaggagaatggcgcgaacccgggaggcggagcttgcagtgaaccaagatggtgccactgcactccagcctgggcgacagagtgaagactccgcctcaaaaaaaaaaaaaaaaaaaaaaaaaaaaatcccttgtcCAAGTGGGTCCTCTATGTCTAAGcctgaatattttcttatttgctcCTTAAGTCTGTTTAAAAATTCCATGGGCCCTTCATCTTTCTCTTGGTGTACATTAAATGCTCAGGAAATATTTTGGGTTCCAGGCACCAATTCCCGAATCCCTTTAATTATCATATCCCTGAGGTCTTTCATGTTTTCTCAGTGGGCTGCATTGCTCCTATCCCACTGAGGGTCCCGGCCTGGGAGTTTCTGCTCTGCTGCTGGGATGTTTTGACCAGGAGGGTGTTCACATTCCCAGACTGTCATAGCGTCCCTGTGGATCATGGTTCTTTCCCCCTCTGCGAAGAGAATACCTCGGGTGGACATTAATTCAGCCCAAGTATACAACTGTGGCCCTAAAAATTGGTCAATTTGATCTGTGACTCCAAAGGGATCATCTGATAATGGTTTGAGTTCCTTTTTCAGATTTCTAACCTCTGAACTAGTTAAGGGGGCATTTACGAAACCAATACCCCCTCCTCCCAGTGCTACTTCTCTTAAGGGAAAAGGGGTTGGGGCAGACTCCTTTGaggcagagggaaaaggaaagtTTTGAATATCCCTCTGGCATTGTTTCCATCTTGTGCTGAAGTTTTCCTGAGGAAAGGACATGTGCCAGTGGCTACTCAATGGGGATGTAGGGCCACAAAGCCCATGGGGCAGGGTTATGTGGAGGAGGGACTGAGTGATTagcctggggtgggggtaggTAGGGGAAGATGGTCTAGGGGATCCTATACATTGGCATCTTTAGATGTAGAATCTGACTTAACTGGGTTGTCCTGGGGGGGTATTGAATTTGGTTTCTCTTTTACATCATCCTTTAAGGGAAAGGGAAGGACAAGTTCCTGTCTCCAACACAGAGCATAACCTATTTCCTCTTGTGAGACTGGACTTTTTTCATTAACATACTGGATTAAGAGTTGGCATATCCAATCCTTATCTGATCCAAACTTTGGCCAAAAGACCGACAGTCTGAGGATAGGTTCCTTGGTCCAAATAAAACAGCAATATTTTATCATTCGCTGTCTTTCCTTGTGTTTGGTTTTCATTCTCTCTCCAGTACTCTAACATAAGGCCTAGAGGACTGTCAGGGGGAACTTTATCGTCCACTTGGCCTTTTGTACTCCCTGTCTTACTTGGGGTATTTCCATTCTGGAGGTTGGTGCCCGTTTCCTAGGGGCTTAACCTCTCCCTTTTCCCACTGGAGGTTTCTTGCACTCGTGTGAATACTCCCTTCGTCCTTTTTGGCCGCTTCCCTCATGGCAATTTTAGGCCCCTCTTAGCAATAGTGGGTCGGTATAATCCCCCTGACTGGAAAACCGCCCTAAGCCATATGAGGTGACCATGGAACCAAGTCTGGACTCCACACTCGATTCGTGTCCACTGACGTGTCTCAACCACGCACTTAAAACCTccaagtgggccgggcgcggtggctcaagcctgtaatcccagcactttgggaggctgagacgggtggatcaccaggtcaggagatcgagaccatcctggctaacacggtgaaaccccgtccctactaaaaaatacaaaaaaaactagccgggcgaggtggcgggcgcctgtagtcccagctacttgggaggctgaggcaggagaatggtgtgaacccgggaggcggagcttgcagtgagctgagatccggccactgcactccagcctgggcgacagagcgagactccgtctcaaaaacaaacgaacaaacaaacaaacaaacaaaaacctccaaGTGACCCCGACCACCAAGGAAATACTTTGTCGCCCCAGTAGCAACTTTTCTTATCTTGGTCTGTGCAGAGTTACCCACTCGCCTGGGAATTTTAAGGATCCTTCCTGCCCACGTTGCTGAGAGTCCGGATTTATTTGCCACTTCGGGTGGACCCAATCCTCCCCTCCCGGGGCCACAGCAACAAGGCAGTGGGACGCATCTCACAAGGAAAAGTAATCGCTACCCCTCCCAAAGGATAATGGGATCCTGGAAGACCCCCAAATTTGTTGAAAACAAGCGCTCAGTGTAGTCAAGAAAAACCAGCACTGAGACAAAAGACTTCCCAGCAAGGCAtctttacttctgcagaagggtgctgcTTGCACTGGTTGTAATCTCAAGAGCACCCCCCCACCTCCTGAACAGAGGAGGGAAGTGGTTTTTAACCCTAACGCAGTTCCTGTTtctgtgtcctttccccattggctgGGGGGTTGGACCGCACAATCTGAGCTGATCCCGATTGACTAAGGTTTAACTTTCCCAAATAGGGTAGACTATTTgcgaaaaagaagaaaaagcgaGGGTAGAATCTGTTTACAGCTTATGACCGGGAAGTtgagtctttgaagaggaactcaGCTGTCCCAACAGAGGCATCCGaggggctgcctggaggaggtgatgcTGGGCAGTAGGAATTGCCTGGTCCGACGCCCTGGCTGCCAAGGGCCTGCCAGGAATGTGCACCTTTGGGTCTTCCCTTCTAAGAGGTGAACTGAGAGTGCCCCTGGCGCTCTGGCAAAGGCCATGGAATGGGCCCACAGTGAGAATTCCAGCTTCGCCTCTTACTAGCTGGATAACCTGGGGAGCCGCGagacctccctgggcctcagcccCCGGTACAGTGGAGTCAACGGGAGAAACGGCCTCACGGGATTGATGCGGGGATTAAGCGGGGCACGGGTGGCGGGCAAACGCGGGTCATTATACTCATCTCCCCACGGCAAGCGTCCCAGCGCCAGCCGCTTCCCCGCTCCGCGCCGGGACTAGACCCTCCGACCCCGCCCCTGCGCGGGCCGCGAGCAGGAATGCGAGCAGGCCGGGGGCGCGCGGGCCGCAGCCGCATTTCCGGGCCGGCGGGAGCGGGCGGCGGGGGAGGGGCGGCCGAGGCCTGCGCCGGCCGCCGTGTGACGCGCCCCCTCATTTGCATGCGGAGCGCCCATTGGCCACGGCGGCCGCCGGGATGGGAGGCGGGTCCCCTCCCCCTCCCGCCGCAGCGGCGGCAGCAGCTGGGCTCGGTGTAAACAAGTCCAGGCGCCTGCGAACCCGGGCCGGGGGGGACGGCGCCCGCCAGGAGCGCCCCCCACTCCCAGGCCAGCCCACCCCGGCGGACCGGGCCCCGCGCGCCCAGGCGAGGTGAGGCCCGCGCCGTCAGGGCTGCGTGTCGCCCCGCGCCCCCGCCCAGCCGGCCAGGACTGCCCCCTCCCCCGGCGCCCGCCCCCACCCCCGCGCCCCAGGTGAGCCCCGGGGTCCAGGTAAGGCTCCGCGATGCAGGTAAGAGCCCCTGGGCGTAGAGGAGGCCTCGGCGACCGCAGGTGAGAGCCCCTCCTCTGCTAGGTGACCCTCCACCTTCACGGCGaggcctcctgcctcctccaggcGGGGGACCCTCTCCCCGATGAACCCCCTAAACCCCCAGTGAACCCCACTGCTCTCCAGATGAGGTCGCAAGGACCAACCAGCGCCTACCCGTCCATGCTCCCCCGAAACTGGGAACTGACAGCCTAGCCCTCCAAAGCCCCTTCCTCCAGCTTCAGCTGCCAGGTCAGCAAGGGTGAGGCCGGAAGCAGGCGGGTGACTCACCCTGGGCtcctccgagcctcagtttccccattgaTGCAACCTGAGGCCTCCTCACTGAGTCAAAACTGAGACGCCTCTGGTCCCCGAGAGGCTGCTGgctctggggaaaggagagagcaGCCGagtgtgacagagtgagtcccCACGGCTCTGGGAGTGCCTCGCATGTGTATGGCCCAGGTCCTGACAGCCCACCTACTCCCTCCCTGGCAGGCACTGGGCTCCCTCTGCTCCCCGTGGGCCGCTCCCCGCGTGGGGCCACTGCCCCCGGCCCCCGCCATGGTGCGGATTTCAAAGCCCAAGACGTTTCAGGCCTACTTGGATGATTGTCACCGGAGGTATAGCTGTGCCCACTGCCGCGCTCACCTGGCCAACCACGACGACCTCATCTCCAAGGTAACCAACCAGGCCACAGTGGGGCTGGAACCTATAGGGGCTGCCTGGCAGCTCCCCACCGGCAGCCCTGACCCCCtcctctcttcccaccctcccaccctttAGTCCTTCCAGGGCAGTCAGGGGCGTGCCTACCTCTTCAACTCTGTGTGAGTATCTGGCCTCCCTTCTTGCTTTCCCTGACATCTGTTGTGACCTGTGACCCCTGGCATCCTGCTGAGACTCCCAGAGTTCCCCGGTGCAGGCAGGAAGCTGTGAGCATCATCTCTTGGATGCGGAGGACAGGCACAGTGCTTGAGGGGGGGCCTGTGATGGCAGGACCCTCCCTGGGACTGCCCCATGTCCCCACAGGGTGAACGTGGGCTGCGGGCCAGCCGAGGAGCGGGTGCTGCTGACCGGCCTCCATGCTGTCGCCGACATTCACTGCGAGAACTGCAAGACCACTTTGGGCTGGAAATATGTGAGTCAGCCACCTCTGACCCTAGGCTAGCCTTTGACCTGACCTTCCAACACCTCCTCCTGACAAGCAGTCATCCTATAGCCTTTCAGATTGCATAGGCCTAGCTCACACAAGTCAGACTGTCTTTTCATCCCTcaccacattttcttctcttgcaCCCTGCAAGGGCTGTAGAACTTTTCTCTTAACCCATCCCTTCTCCCAGGCACTTGGATCCGCATTTGAGAGTTAGGATATAATCAGagtcaccatttattgaatgcttatgtGCCTTGCACTGTTGTGTGCCTGGCGTCTGTTATCTCATTCAATCATTGCAGTGATCCTGTAGGTAGAAGCTAGTATTATCTCTACAGAACAAGACAGGGAGGCCCAAAGatgttaggtaacttgcccaagatcacacaactggtAAGTGACAGAATAGGGACCAAATCTgagttggttggtttttttttttcactccaaACTCTTGACCACCAGCTTATATTGTCATTCAGAGTATCAGAAAAAATTGCCCCAGACTGTGCAACAACATGGAGGTTGGGTTCACCAGCCTCCCTTTCCATAGCCCTCATTGCCACTGCTGCTGTCCAGGGTCTGATTTCACTACCCTGAGTCTCATTTCCTTATCTGTCAGTGGAAGATAAAGCCACTGTCTAGCGCCCAGGATTGTTACAGGGATCAGATTAGATGTGGCAAAGGAAGATGCTCTTGGGACACTGCAAGGGACAGGATTCTTCAGGCGTCGCTTGGAGCTGTGGTGCCTCTATGAGGTAGATGCCCCAGGcaaagccagccagccagccctgACCTGAGCTCACTGCTGGCCCTGCCACAGATTGGCTGTGTGTCTCTGGACAGGTGGCTTGGCCACTCGACCTCTATCAGAGATggccggccgggcacggtggctcattcctgtaatcccagcactttgggaggccaaggtgggtggatcacgaagtcaggagattgagaccatcctggctaacacggtgaaaccccgtctctactaaaaatattttaaaaattagctgggtgtggtggtgggcacctgtagtcccagctacccgtgaggctgaggcaggagagttgtgtgaacctgggaggcggagcttgtagtgagccgagattgcaccactgcactctagcctgggcgagagagcgagactccgtctcaaaaataataataataaataaataaagagctgGCCTAGACAAGAGGTCAAAAACTCAAGtgccaggccaggcatgatggttcatgcctgtaatcctagcactttgggagaccgaggcaggtggatcatctgaggtcaggagttcaagaacagcctgactaacatggtgaaaccccatctctactaaaaatacaaaaattagctcggcgtggtggcgggtgcctgtagtcccagctactcaggaggctgaggcaggagaattgcttgaacccaggaggcggaggttgcggtgagccgagatcgtgccgttgcactccagcttgggcaacagaacgagactccctctcaaaacaaaacaagacaaacaaaaaaaaaaccctcaagtaCCTGCAAGGCCAAGCAGATACTGTAGATGTGTAAAGGGTAGCATAGACTGGAGGGGTTGGGAGTTGGGGGCAGGCTGGGCAAACTGGAGTGAGCACGGCCTacttatattttaatactttaaagttatttttattaaactgcTGTCCAAGAGAGAGTTTATATATGTCGTTTGCCACATATAATACATGTTGTAGGCCAAAATGGCCATGAAGCCACCAGTTTGCAAACCTGAACTGTGAAATCTTTTAGCCATTTCCCTATCTTCTCTGTTGGAGCCATCATTAATACTTGAAAAGTACCTTTGAGTCAGGGAGTTCTACTCTGTGTTTGTGAGAAACGCGGCCCTGCCCCTCCGccacagtttcctcatatgtaaaatggggccACTCATGTCCACTCCCCAACCCCTGTGCCTTGTGGTGAGACTTGCTCCAGGGATGATGGTCCCGCCCCTCCTTTCAGGAACAGGCCTTTGAGAGCagccagaagtacaaagaggggAAGTACATCATTGAACTCAACCACATGATCAAAGACAACGGCTGGGACTGACCCCCGCTCCCCGACGCATGTGGCTCCAGCCCGGCCTGGCCGCCAGGGAGCGCCACCGGCTTCCCTCCGCCCAAAGGGAGCTCTGGACCCTCAGGGCCCCTGCAGAGGACGGATCCAGCTcctgtacatatattttattgcATGCACTGTGACCTTGGGGGGAGAACAGAAGGGGGACGACGCCCCCGCACCTCCTGCGATCTGGCTGGCTTGGATCTCGTTTTTAACCCCCTCCTTCCCTGCTTGCCCTATAGATATGGCCTGTGTTCTGCTCTCCTGGCCCCAGTGCACCGTCTGCTCTGTGAActcctcccaccaagcccctctGACCCCACGCGTGTCTGTCCCCCTCGTTCTGTAGCGTTTGTACATAATAAAACAATGGAGTGGAGACAGCTCAGGCTCGCGTGTAATCCGGGGAGGGGAAGCTCAAGCGGAGATTTCTGCCCCTATAGACCTGTGCGGTTCTGAGACCCGGCGGGGAATGGGGTAGGCAAGTCGTTCAAGCTGGGTCTCCAGGAACCGGGGCGGTTTCACTGCCGGCGGAGGCCCTGAGCCCACTCTGGCTGCCTACGCTGTGACCTCGCCTGATCTGCGTGTGCTCGTCTGCAGCATTTGGCCGCCGCCTAGGGACAGCGCCCCAGGGAGGCAACCGCGTCGCCGGCCTCGCAGCCCCCTCGCGGCCGGACTACAACTTCCAGCGGCCCCCGCGTGGTCCATCCGGCTCCTTCGGGCGCGCCTCAACGCTGGGCCTGCCGGGAAGTGTAGTTCCGAGGGTTCCCCAGCGTGGGACCTTCTGGGAAACCCTGCCGCGAGGCGTCAGAAGCTGTCGGACTGTGCGCGCCTCCGAACCTTGGAGGCTTGGCTCAGGGTGgaggttttttttaaagcatgggGACCAGGGAGGACTACGGTGCTCGGGACTGGGCTGCGGCCTCCTCGCGACCCCGAGTGCCCTGTGAAATCAGCTCAGGCCGCATCCCTCCAGCCTGCACTTTCTCTCTGGTCATGCTGCTTCCCTCCAGGGCCCGGCCTCCAAGTGAAGGGGGGCGGAGGGCGGTCACCTGCCAGAAGGTCTGGGGCGCCAAGGTGTGTCCCGGGACTCCAGGCTCCGTCCAGGCTCCATGCCCCGCCCCCCAGCTTATCCCTAGCTGGGGCTCCCCCCCGTGGGAACGGGGACCAGCTGGCCGGAAGCGCCAAACTGCGTCCCTGTCCGAGCCCCGGGGATCAATCAAGCCGAGGAGTTAATTATGTAATGAGGGGGCAGGGGGTCGAGGCTAATGAAGCCGcccggggtggggagggagggaaggaggggaccGTACCCAGGTATCCGGCCCCTGCTCGGACCCCTGAGGCCCCAGGGGTCTCCACCCCAGCCCAAATCCAGGGCCCCAAAGAGGGGAGGGGCTGTGATCCTGGGTCTGGAAGGGGCTGAGCTGTGAGCTATAAAGGGGGCATCTCGCAGCACCGGGGGCTCTAGGCAGCGAGACCTGAGGCCAGACGGAACTACAACATGTACCATCCACGAGAATTGTACCCGTCCCTGGGGGCCGGCTACCGCCTGGGGCCCGCCCAACCTGGGGCCGACTCCAGCTTCCCACCCGGCCTAGCAGAGGGCTACCGCTACCCCGGTGAGCGTTGGGACCAGCTCCTGGGTAGGAGAATAGGGAGGCTGGGGCCCTTGGCTGGCTCCTCATTTTTCCCCGGCTTCCAGACCTGGACACCCCCAAACTGGATTGCTTCCTCTCCGGGATGGAGGCTGCTCCCCGCACCCTGGCCGCACACCCACCTCTGCCCCTTCTGCCCCCTGCCATGGGCACTGAGCCGGCCCCATCAGCTCCAGAGGCCCTCCATTCCCTCCCTGGGGTCAGCCTGAGCCTGGAGAACCGGGAGCTATGGAAGGAGTTCAGCTCTGTGGGAACAGAAATGATCATCACCAAAGCTGGGAGGTGAGGGGCTGGTCAGGGTCCGTGTTTCTGGTGGGGGTCTCCTGGGAAAAGCAGAGTCCCTGAGGAGGGGCTAGGTCTGGGAGGTTCCCTAGGGGCTAGAGTTCTGCCTAGGCTTAGAATCTGACTATGGCCTGGGACAGGGGTTACTCTGtggctggaatcaggagtcatTCTGTGACAAGGGCTAAGGGCTAGTCTGTGGAGTCTGTGGCTGAGTTTAGGGACCAATCTATGGCAAGGGTCATGGGTCAGTCTGGGGCAGGGTCAGGAAGTCCTGCTGGGTTATAGGTTAGTGTGTGGCCTAGACCAGTGTCCAGACAAGGACAGGGGGTCAAGGGCCAGCCCAGTGACCAGTATCAGGGAAATCTGACCAGGACTGGGGATCAGTATGCAGCTTGAATAGGACTCAGTATATCTAGGTCCAGGGTCACCCTAGAGGCAGGGACATGGTCAGTGTGTGGCCTGTGACGAGGTCTTTAGGGCAGGAGCTCAAGCCCTAGCGTGGAAAGTCCTCAGCCCTACTGCAGGCAGGGTATATTTTTTCTAAAGCAAATTCATCTAAAAGCTGCAGATTCTGGTGCTGGACAtcaggggaggagaggagggtggGGACAGGAAGCTCCTAGCAAGAAAGTTAGTCACCCCTGCTTCTGCAAATACGCTTTGAGGGGTAGGAGTCATGGCTCTGTTCCTAACCTGCTGTGTGACAGATCGCTTAACCTGTCTGTCCTGTTTCCCCAAATGTAAAATGAGACAAGAAAACCTTCCAGATCTAAGATTCTGCCCTCggggttcttttttttatttttattttttgagatggagtctcgctctgttgcccaggctggagtgcagtggcgctatctcgtcagctcaccacaacctctgcttcctggattcaagcgattctcctgcctcagcctcccgagtagctgggactacaggcacacgccaccacacctggctaatttttttatttttagtagagacagtgtttcaccatattagccaggctgggtctcaaatttctgacctcatgatctcgcctcagcttcctaaagtgctgggattacaggcgtgaaccactgcacctggccctttttcctttttcagagacagggtcttgccctgttgcccaggctggagtgcagtggtgcaattgtggctcactgtagtcttgacctcccaggctcaagtgaccctcctgcctcagcctctgtagtaactgggactatcagtgtgcaccaccatgcctggctaactttttaattttttgtagagatggggtctttctgtgttgcccaagctggtcttgaattcctggactcaagagatcctcccaccttggcctcccgaagtattgggattagaggtgtgagccacagcctCCGGCCTGCCCTCTGGGTTCTAATTCCACCTCCCTTGATGTTTCTCTGACAGCTCTGGGGAGCCTGCTGCTATGTCCCGTTACTGGTGCTGGGCCCACCCCTGGCCAGTGGGTAGCACCAGGCCTCTCCTGTCCCCTCCCTTGCACAGGCGCATGTTCCCTGCCTGCCGAGTGTCAGTCACTGGCCTGGACCCCGAGGCCCGTTACTTGTTTCTTCTGGACGTTGTTCCGGTGGACGGGGCTCGCTATCGCTGGCAGGGCCGGCGGTGGGAGCCCAGCGGCAAGGCAGAGCCCCGCCTACCCGACCGTGTCTACATTCACCCCGACTCTCCAGCCACTGGTGCACATTGGATGAGGCAGCCTGTGTCTTTCCATCGTGTCAAGCTCACCAACAGCACGCTGGACCCCCACGGCCACGTGAGGCCCAGGCTGGGACTCTAGGATAGGGTTGGGGGTGCTAgaagggaggccaaggctggggcACAGGGCAGGGAATCACTCCCATTTCCTCCCTCCCAGCTGATCCTGCACTCCATGCACAAGTACCAACCCCGCATACACCTAGTTCGGGCAGCTCAGCTCTGCAGCCAGCACTGGGGGGGCATGGCTTCCTTTCGCTTTCCGGAGACCACATTCATCTCTGTGACGGCCTACCAGAACCCACGGGTGAGTGCCCCTGCTTGAGGGGGTGGTGGCGCCCTGCCCAGACCAC encodes:
- the LOC105482884 gene encoding T-box transcription factor TBX6 isoform X1 is translated as MYHPRELYPSLGAGYRLGPAQPGADSSFPPGLAEGYRYPDLDTPKLDCFLSGMEAAPRTLAAHPPLPLLPPAMGTEPAPSAPEALHSLPGVSLSLENRELWKEFSSVGTEMIITKAGRRMFPACRVSVTGLDPEARYLFLLDVVPVDGARYRWQGRRWEPSGKAEPRLPDRVYIHPDSPATGAHWMRQPVSFHRVKLTNSTLDPHGHLILHSMHKYQPRIHLVRAAQLCSQHWGGMASFRFPETTFISVTAYQNPRITQLKIAANPFAKGFRENGRNCKRERDARVKRKLRGPEPAATEAYGSGGGPCDSTLGGDIHESDPEQASAPGEVTTALAPPCGGPSAEAYLMHPAAFHGAPSHLPTRSPSFPEAPDSGRSGPYSAAFLELPPGPGGSGYPAAPPAAPFAPHFLQGGPFPLPYPGPGGYLDVGSKPMY
- the LOC105482883 gene encoding LOW QUALITY PROTEIN: protein yippee-like 3 (The sequence of the model RefSeq protein was modified relative to this genomic sequence to represent the inferred CDS: inserted 1 base in 1 codon), encoding MGGGSPPPPAAAAAAAGLGVNKSRRLRTRAGGDGARQERPPLPGQPTPADRXPARPGEALGSLCSPWAAPRVGPLPPAPAMVRISKPKTFQAYLDDCHRRYSCAHCRAHLANHDDLISKSFQGSQGRAYLFNSVVNVGCGPAEERVLLTGLHAVADIHCENCKTTLGWKYEQAFESSQKYKEGKYIIELNHMIKDNGWD
- the LOC105482884 gene encoding T-box transcription factor TBX6 isoform X2 — protein: MYHPRELYPSLGAGYRLGPAQPGADSSFPPGLAEGYRYPDLDTPKLDCFLSGMEAAPRTLAAHPPLPLLPPAMGTEPAPSAPEALHSLPGVSLSLENRELWKEFSSVGTEMIITKAGRRMFPACRVSVTGLDPEARYLFLLDVVPVDGARYRWQGRRWEPSGKAEPRLPDRVYIHPDSPATGAHWMRQPVSFHRVKLTNSTLDPHGHLILHSMHKYQPRIHLVRAAQLCSQHWGGMASFRFPETTFISVTAYQNPRITQLKIAANPFAKGFRENGRNCKRERDARVKRKLRGPEPAATEAYGSGAQPLPSLSPDAPGGPCDSTLGGDIHESDPEQASAPGEVTTALAPPCGGPSAEAYLMHPAAFHGAPSHLPTRSPSFPEAPDSGRSGPYSAAFLELPPGPGGSGYPAAPPAAPFAPHFLQGGPFPLPYPGPGGYLDVGSKPMY